From the Solibacillus sp. FSL R5-0449 genome, one window contains:
- a CDS encoding AraC family transcriptional regulator, which translates to MALAYVGGLPEVNGLRNAELVDKIVILVEKYSVHADCLALVEDIIADEYPDYNNIFEQQVGMPVNEYITKVRLHKAEGLLEDTQMDFKEISKMIGLNGYFEFTQLFKRFHGVTPVDYRNQLYKQG; encoded by the coding sequence ATGGCATTAGCATACGTAGGGGGACTTCCAGAGGTGAATGGATTACGCAACGCAGAATTGGTCGATAAGATTGTCATTTTAGTTGAAAAGTATAGTGTACATGCCGATTGTTTGGCATTGGTTGAGGATATAATTGCTGATGAGTATCCGGACTATAATAATATTTTCGAGCAACAAGTCGGGATGCCGGTCAATGAATATATTACGAAAGTTCGCTTACACAAAGCAGAAGGATTACTGGAAGATACGCAAATGGACTTCAAGGAAATATCAAAAATGATCGGGTTGAACGGTTACTTTGAATTTACGCAGCTGTTCAAGCGATTTCACGGTGTCACACCTGTAGACTACCGCAACCAATTATATAAACAAGGCTAA
- the smpB gene encoding SsrA-binding protein SmpB yields MAKGAGKVLAQNKKASHDYFIEETIEAGMVLTGTEIKSVRGARVQLKEAYISVTGGEAWVKNMHISPFDQGNRYNHDPLRERKLLLHKKQISELVGAVKRDGYTIVPLKMYIKDGYAKLLIGLAKGKKDYDKRHDMKKKEAKRDMERAFKERQQ; encoded by the coding sequence ATGGCAAAAGGCGCAGGTAAAGTTTTAGCTCAAAACAAAAAAGCGAGCCATGATTACTTCATAGAAGAAACAATTGAAGCAGGGATGGTACTGACAGGAACGGAGATCAAATCCGTACGTGGTGCCCGTGTCCAGCTGAAGGAAGCGTATATTAGTGTGACGGGTGGGGAAGCATGGGTAAAAAATATGCATATTTCGCCATTCGACCAAGGGAACCGCTACAACCATGACCCATTACGCGAACGCAAGCTGCTCTTACATAAAAAACAAATCAGTGAATTAGTCGGTGCCGTGAAGCGTGACGGCTACACAATTGTTCCGCTGAAAATGTATATTAAAGACGGCTATGCGAAGTTACTAATCGGTCTTGCAAAAGGTAAGAAAGATTACGATAAACGTCATGATATGAAGAAAAAAGAAGCGAAGCGTGATATGGAACGTGCTTTCAAGGAACGCCAGCAGTAA